In the genome of Microcoleus vaginatus PCC 9802, the window ACCGCTAATTTGTGCCAGTTGTTTTCTTTTTGCTAAATAATCGGACTGGGCCGACTCGTAGCCTAGCAAATTTACCATGACAGCGCCTGCACATTTCAGAGCCGAATTGCCTAAAGGCAGTTGACAAACTGCGCGCAAATGCTGTTCAAATTGTGAAGTTTCGCAGGCATCAATGGTAAAATGTCCCGAGTTGTGAGTGCGGGGTGCAATTTCATTGACTAACAGCTTATTATCGGCGGTTAAAAATAATTCAATGCCGAATACGCCGACAGCTTGCAAACTGTTGAGGAGAGTGCGAGCGATCGCACAAGCTTCTGTTTTCACATCTAAACTAATATCAGCAGGCGCAATCACCAGATGACAAACCTGATTTTGCTGCTGAGTTTCCACTATCGGATAAATCGCAATTTCGCCATTTGCTGATCGAGCCGCAATCACTGCCAATTCGCGATCGAACGGCACAAACTCTTCCACTAGCAAAGACTGACCTTGGAGTTTAGCACGAATTGACTCCAAACTCCCCCGATCATTAACAATAAAAGTACCTTGGCCGTCATAACCGTGGCGGCGAACTTTGACGACAAACGGAAAGTCGATCGATCCAGCATCCGAGTCTCCTTCCATCTGCACGCTGTCGGAAACCGAAATTGCCGGAAAGTCGATCGCCACCGCCTTAAACAATTCTGGGGGCAAATCCGCGCTGCCATCCCATTCCCAAAACCTCGGAGTTGGTAAACCCAAACCTTGTAAATAACAGCGCTGAACGTACTTATCCAACAAAGGAGAAAGCGACGACAAACTCGGCTGAAATAACACACCTTGCTGTTCTAGTGGCCGCAAACCATCCAAATCTACAAACTCATTTTCAAAAGTAATAACATCGCAGCCAGCCGCCAATTGAGCCGTAGCCAAAACATCATCAACAGCAGCCAAAACAACACCAGCAGCAACAGAAACTGCCGGGTCAGTAGCATGGGGAGTTTGTACTACCAATTCAATACCTAGCGCCCTAGCAGCATCCCCCATCATCGAAGCTAGCTGGCCACCGCCGACAACGCCCACCCGCTTAAATTTGGCAGACGAACTCGCAGCGGTTTGATTTGATTTCATGTGAGTAAAATTCCGCAGAGTCAACCTGCCTATCTTATCGCTATTTGCCCCCGGATGAATTACAGTAATTGAAGAGTTAAAAGCCAGAAAAGAGTTTTAATTGCAGGATTAAATCGAGGCAGAACCTAGAAAAATTGTGCAGCTAAAGTCTTTAATTATTGCACGCTCCCAGCCATAGAGAAACAGCCGTCGAACCCCACCCCTCCAGAAAAGTGCCACATCTAGCAATTCCCTAGCGCCAAGCATGGCATAATTGACAGCACTGCAAAAAGCAGATAGATAGATGCCAACACTGAAAATCAGACATTCAGGGAACAAAATTCATAGGTGAGGATACTGTGAAAGTTTTAGTTGTGGGAAACGGAGGGCGCGAGCACGCGATCGCAAAAAAACTGCTAGAATCTACGCGGATTAAACAAGTATTCTGCGTACCGGGCAACGGCGGCACAGCTACCACCCAAGGCTGTCAAAATCTGTCGCTCAACATCGACGACTTCCAAGGCATCGAACGCTTTGTGATGGTCAACAACATCGGATTAGTCATCGTCGGCCCCGAATTGCCCCTATCGCTAGGCATCGCCGACTATTTCCAACAGCGAAAAATGATGATTTTCGGCCCCACAAAAGCCGGCGCCCAAATTGAATCCAGCAAATCCTGGGCCAAAGAATTGATGCTCCAAGCAGGCATCCCCACACCCAAAGCTGCCGTATTTACCGACGCAGAAGCAGCAAAAGCATACGTTCTGGAACAAGGAACCCCAATAGTCATCAAAGCAGACGGACTCGCATCAGGCAAAGGAGTCACCGTTGCCACCACCGTCAAAATGGCTCACAGCGCCATCAACACCATTTTCCGAGGCGAATTCGGCACCGACAACATCCGAGTCGTCGTCGAAGAATTCTTAACAGGTCAAGAAGTCTCGATTCTCGCCCTCACCGACGGCATCACAGTGGAACCGTTGTTGCCGGCCCAAGACCACAAAGCTATCGGCGAAGGCGACAAGGGAGCCAACACCGGCGGTATGGGAGCCTACGCCCCAGCGCCCATTGTCACCCCGGAACTCATGGAAAGGATTCAAGAAGAAATTCTCGAACCCACCCTCGCAGCACTGCAAAAACGCAAAATCGACTACCGGGGTGTACTCTACGCAGGTTTAATGATTACCCCCGACGGAGAACCCAAAGTCTTAGAATTCAACTGCCGTTTCGGAGATCCCGAAACTCAAGCGGTTTTGTCACTGCTGGAAACTCCTTTAGAAGACTTGGTGCTCGCCTGCTGTCAGCAGCGTCTCGGTGAATATTCTATTCGCTGGAAGTCGGGGGCCTCTGTTTGCGTAGTTTTGGCTTCTGGGGGCTATCCTGGAAGTTATCAAAAAGGCAAAGTTATTACAGGTATCGAGGAAGCTGAAGCCAAAGGAGCAGAAGTGTTTCACGCCGGCACCCAGTTGAAGCAGCAGCAGTTGGTGAGCGACGGCGGCCGGGTTTTGGGCGTCACTGCGACGGGAGAAACTTTGGAACAAGCTATCTCCAAAGCTTATGCAGCGGTTGATTGTATCGAATTTGAAGGGGTCTACTGCCGTCGGGACATCGGTCGCCGAGCTCTGGGCGATAAAAATTAGGAATTGCGACATCGGCCGCCATCCCACAGCCAAGCAATCTCAATGTAGAAATGTAACAATGAAGTTTGGTATCTCTGCGGTGGCGGTAGCGGACAAGTCGCAGCAGAAAATTTGATCGGGAGCCAACGGAATTGATCTTGCTTTTAATATTGAACGGGTGAACTGGTGAAATGCTGGCCATACTAAACAAAATCGGAGAAATTATTGCCCGCTGGTGGTCGGATTTTACCCTCCAGACCCGCCTGATGGCCGCTGCTACCCTCGTAGTGTCGTTAATTATGAGTGGCCTCACATTCTGGGCCGTGAATACTATCCAGCAAGACGCCCGACTTAACGATACTCGCTACGGCCGCGACCTCGGCCTGCTGTTGGCGGCAAATGTGGCGCCGCTGATTGCCAAAAACGATCGCTCCGAAGTAGCCCGCTTTTCTCGCCAATTTTACAGCAGCACCTTCAGTGTCCGCTATATGCTTTACGCAGACGAAGCGGGGGATATTTTCCTGGGGATACCCTTTTCCGAATCCGAGGTGGAAACTTCCCTGACGCTGCGCCGCCAGATCAAACTTCCCGATAATTTTATCGCCGATATTGAGGCGAGAAATTTAACTTCTTTGCCTTTGGTGCGGCAGCACTTGACGCCAGATGGAGAAGTTACCGATGTATTTGTGCCGTTAATTCATGAAGACAAATATTTGGGAGTTTTGGCGATCGGCATTAACCCAAATCCCGCAGCAGTTATCTCTTCAAATCTGACTAGGGATGTCACTTTAGCAGTATTTGTCACTATTTGGGTGATGGTAATTTTGGGAGCTGTATTTAATGCCCTGACAATTACTCAGCCGATCAAACAATTAGTCTTCGGGGTCAAAAACATTGCCACCGGTAATTTTAAGCAGCGAGTTGACCTGCCTTTAGGGGGAGAATTGGGCGAGTTAATCGGCAGTTTTAATGAAATGGCCCAGAAACTCGAAAGTTATGAAGAACAAAATATTGAAGAGCTGACAGCAGAAAAAGCTAAGTTACAAACTTTGGTATCAACGATTGCTGATGGCGCGCTTTTATTAGACGCAAACTTGCAGGTGATTTTAGTTAATCCGACAGGGAAGCGGATTTTTGGATGGGAAGGCAAAAAGGCGATCGGAGTAAATGTCCTGAACATTTTGCCTTCGGAAGTGCAGCAGGACTTGGCTAGACCTTTGCAGGAAATAGCTGCGGGCGATCGCGAAGGCGGCGAATTTCGCATCTCGATGAGCCAACCCGTTAACCGTACAATTCGGATTGTTTTAACTACTGTCATTCTGCACAAAGCGCCAGGGGCGGAACCGCTGTGCAAAAGCTGCATCCGCCATGAGGAAGATACCTGTACCGAACCACAACACCCGGTAGCTGTAGAGTGTACTTTCTACGAGCAAACCTCGAAGCATCAAGGTTCTGGACATTACCGGGAAAGTCTCAAAGGCATTGCAATGACTGTGCAGGACATCACTCGGGAAGTAGAACTAAATGAGGCTAAAAGCAATTTTATCAGCAATGTTTCTCACGAATTGAGAACACCTTTATTTAATATCAAATCTTTTATCGAGACTCTCCACGAGTACGGAGAAGACCTTCTAGAAAGCGAGCGCAGGGAATTCCTAGAAATTGCCAATCGAGAAACCGATCGACTAACTCGTTTAGTTAACGACGTGTTAGACTTGTCGCGACTGGAATCCTGCCGAGTTTATCACTTGGAGGCTGTTGACCTCCCGCAAGCTGTGGAACAAACCCTGCGGACTTATCAGTTAAATGCTAAGGATAAAGGCATTGAATTAGAGCAAGAAGTTGACCCGTATTTGCCACCTGCTTTAGGTCATTACGATTTGTTACTGCAAGTATTTGCAAATTTAGTAGGAAATGCCTTAAAATTTACTCAGTCCGGCGGCAAGGTGGCCATTCGAGCGTATTTGCTAGAGCCGGAGGTGCCCACCCACAAAGACGGTCACTCCCTCAACCAAAACTTGTCACCGGATGCCAAACATTTTCCGGTAGTGCGGATCGAAATTTCTGATACTGGAATTGGCATAGATCCTGAAGACCAACAAGCAATATTCGAGCGCTTTTTCCGGGTAGAAAACCGAGTACACACTTTAGAAGGAACGGGATTAGGTCTTTCTATTGTCAGAAACATTATTGACAAGCACCACACTAAAATTAATTTAGTTAGCGAAGTTAATGTGGGTACGACTTTCTGGTTCGACTTGGCAGTTTATCAGCCGAAACAAACACTAGAGATGGAAAATTCTTTGCCCGTAGAAGCAACTGTGGAGAGTGAAACAAGTTCGAGTCATCTTATATCGATTCCGGTTGCACCGGAATGATTGTTGACTGTTGACTGTTGACTGTTGACTGTTGATTAGGAATCAAGAAGAAAGCAGATTAGTTAGATTGGGATTTTTTAACCGCAGATATTAGCCGAGGGACACAGATGAAGACCGATGATTTTATCTGTGTTTATCGGCTGATATTTGCGGTTCAACCTACATTCCTATTGTTTCCGGTAGATGGGGTTCTAATTACGTCAAGACTTAAGAAAGAGTCTTTCGAGCACGTTCCGATCGCTCTTCTGCGGTATCCATAACATCCGCCATTTTATCCACCATTTCCCCAGGATAATTTTCCAGTACCCGAGTAGAAAGTGAAATCCGGCCACGACTTTCATCGAGGTCAAGCACGATCGCTTTCAGGGGTTGACCGGGAGCAAACACCTTTCCAAGGTTATCAATATATTTTTGGCTAACTTGCTTGATGTGCAGCAAACCGCTAACTCCTTCCAAGTCCACAAACACGCCAAAAGGCTTGATGCTGCTGACTTTTCCTTCCACCAACTGACCAATTTGCAAATCCTTGAAGGCATTCGATTGAGTGGCCATCCGCTGGGAAAGTACGAGTTTTTCTCGTTCGCGATCGACCTCCAAAAAATTAACGCTCAAAGATTGACCGATCAGCGATTCTAGGTTATCGCGTTCCACTAAGTGCGATCGGGGAATAAAACCGCGCATTCCCTGAACATCTACTGTCACGCCGCCCTTATTTGCCCCAGAAACCCGCACCTGAAGAACTTTACCGGTTTCCTGCAAATCAATTAAATCTTCCCAAGCTTGCTGAATTTGTAACTGCCGCAGAGACAAGGTAACTTGGCCATCTGCATCTTGTTCGCGGATAATCAAAAAGTCCCGTTCCTCGTCCAGCGGAACCACTTCCGACAAATCCGTTACTGTTCTCAAAGCAGCCTCTTCGATCGGCAAAAAAGCCGAAGACTTGCCGCCGATATCAACATACGCGCCGTTTGAGTCGTACTCGAACACTTTGCCGCGCACTACTTGTCCCTTCTGGAACTCATAATTGTGCTGTTCGAGGGCTTTAGCAAAATCATCCATTGAAAAGGATGCTTTTGCGCTTTGAGAACCTGTAGATTTGGAATTCATGTCAGTTTAGTTGTCAGTTGTCAGTAATTTAGTTGGCAGTCGTCAGTAGAAAAAATTTTCCCACTCTCCCCATCTCCCTATCTCCCCATCTCCCACTCTCTAAGCTGGTTGAAGTTGCTGATGAAATAGCTGCTTCACCTGCACCCACGAGTCGGCTGCTGCCGTAGCGTCGTAACTGCCGCGGTGGTCGCAGAAGAAGCCGTGATCGGCATTGTAGCGGAAAATTTGGTGAGAAATACTGTGTTTTTGCAATTCTGCGGCGATTTGGTCAACTTGTTCTAAGGGAATGCTGGGGTCTTGAGTGCCAAAAAAGGCGTAGAGAGTGCCTTTAATGTCTGCTGTGCGGGCGATGGTGGGGGTTCCGCCGCCGGGGGTTTGGGTGGCGATACCGGCGCCGTAGAACGAGGCTGTAGCCTTGATTTCGGGCAAAGTAGCTGCGAGGTAGGCGACGTGTCCTCCAAAGCAGAAACCGATGCAGCCAAAACCTTCTGGTTTGACAGAGGGTAGAGTTTTGAGGTAATCGATGGTGGCTTGGATATCGCCGAGAAGTTCGGAAGCTGTGGTTTTTTCTTTGTATTCTCTGCCGATTTGGATGGCTTCGGGTGTGTAGCCGGTTTCAAAGCCGGGGGCTTGACGCTGGTAAATGGCTGGGGCGATCGCCACATATCCTTCTTTTGCTATTCTTTCAGTAACTTCACGGATGTGCGAGTTGACGCCAAAGATTTCTTGAATTACGATAACTGCGGGAAATTGTCCTGGGGAGGCTGGCTGGGCTAGGTATGCAGCTATTTGCAAATCCCCGTTAGGAACTGTGATGTTTTTGGTGCTAATTTCGGCTTTTGTCATAGGTAGTTTTAAGGTAAATGCCACTCTACTGATTTTAAGTTAATTTGGGGAATTTTCAGGCAATTCGCCAATAATATTTTTCGGAACCGCGAAGCGCAAATACCGCAAATATGGCATATAAAAATTCGCTATTTATTGAAAATTTAGGTTTTTCTGAATAAGTGGGGGTCGATCGCTACTAGCAATTAATTGGGGTTAAATCCCAGTAACATATAAGTTTTGGTCTGGTATTTGCTCAAATATAGATTTTGACAAACCTAGGGTTGAGAATATTTTATCGGGCTAGTTCGTGAGATTTTTTAGATAAGTGTCTAACTCGATTAGCTGTTAAATATGAGCTAATTTTTTTACTATATGGGAGTATTTTTTAATTTTTTTTGCTTTTTGGTGGGCGGAATGGTTGTGTGTTTTTTGCTAATTTTAAGTAGTCTTTTAGGGCTATATTGCGGTAGGTTGTTTGTTTTTCCTTGAGCTTCCCTTTATGGGCAGTGGATGTAGTACAGTGTGTTTGAGTGTGCTGAATTGAGTGAGACTGAGTATGGTAATTTACGATCGCCCTTGAAGAAAGTCATGCAACCAGTTGAGGAGATTGATGCAGGCTAGGACTCAAGTCTAAGTTACGATCGCCACGCCGAACAAAGTCATCTAACTAACCCTTCTAGAACGCAGTAGACCTGTGCTCAGGCCGGAAAATACCTATTTCCCCATCTAGGGCTTGAAACGTCGAAACTACAAAATAATTGGCTCAAAAATAGACTTCTCCTCTCTCTTTTTATCTCCTCCCATAACCTCAAGCAATCGATCGACTACACGCCTCCAAGTAAAATTTTCAGCCACAAAAGCCGGGCCCGCAACCCTCGCTTTCGCAGCGATTCCAGGCTGTTCGATCGCCCCTTGCATCAAATCAGTCAAATGTTCCCACTCAGGAGCTAAGATAAATAAGGTTTCCCCGTCACTCACCACAGCCGTAAATTTACTTTCGATCCGCTGTGCAAAGTTCGATCGCGTAAAATCATCCGTAGGGCCGCCCGCAGTGCAAATAACCGGCAAACCACAAGCTGCAGCTTCCAACACCGGCAGATTAAAACCTTCTGCCAAATAGGGAGAAACATAAACATCTGCTGCTTGGTAAAACTCTGCTATTTGAGCAAAAGATAGCTGGCTACCAGTATAAATTAATCTTGGTAAAACCCTCGCTCTTTCCGCATCGTTGAGCACAACTCGGCAGGCTTCAGCAATCTCGTCTCTCGACGGATAAAGCAGTTCTGAACCTTTTAAAACTAATCTCGCATCTGGATATTTGTCAACTACCGCAGCGAAGGCTTTTAATAAAGGGCGAATACCTTTGCGATCCGTTTGCCCTCCAATGTTTAAAAATATAAAATAGTTTGACCAGCCGAAGCTTTGGCGCAGCGATTGACGCCGATCGCCCGCAGCAGGATAATAAATCTGAGGATCGACTCCCAAAGGTACAACGGCAATGCGATCGGCCTCAACTCCGCTGCGAATTAAGCCGGCTTTTGACCAAGCTGAAGGTGTAATAATTTTCGTTTCTGAGTTAACGGGGGTGTGGGCGATCGACTTAACACCCATCGCCTGTAATACTGAACTGGTAACAATCCCCCATTCTGTGGCTGCAAATACCCAAGTTTGAGCGCTGCTGGATGCCGAGAAGTCCCACGGGCAGTACATTCGCAGGGTAACATCGGCTGACTGATTTACCGCAGGGCTCTTAATGCTGCGAAGTAATGTTTCATTTGGGCGATCGAACAAACTAATTTTCGTCTCCCAAGCTGCGTCAATGTAAGGCATATCGCGGTGGAAAAGCTCAATTTGGCTTCGCGGGCGATCGAGCATTTCCAGCAGTTGAAATTGATTGGCTACGCAATAGGAATGATAAATAAAACGCCAGCCTTCAACAATAATCTGCAATTCAAAACTCCCGCTTTTGGAATTAAAAATTTAACTAATAATTAGAGATTGGTAATTAGTAACTAGCAAGCAGAAATTACCAATTACCGAAGAATAATTCACAATTCAGGAGCCAGAATCCAGAAGGGATTCTGTGCGACAGGATGGAGAATTGAGGTTTAAAGCCCGCGATTTTAATCGTGAATCACAAAAAATTCTTTCCGTGACCGTTACCCCTGACTTGGGGCATGGGGTATTCTGAATTCTGTTTTCTGTCTTCTGACTTCTGACTCCTGACTCCTTCTCCTCAATTACTAATTACCAATTCCTTACTTAATCACTTGCCAATCCATAATCCGCCACTGTCCCTCTTGACGGATCAAGTCGTAGCGCACCCGCAGGTTTTCATTGCGGGAAGAAACGAGCTGAGAACGATCGAACACCTCGGCTTTTTCCCCTACTTGGGCTTCTACTTGGGCGCGATCGGGATTAGTCGGATTCGTCTTAACTCCATTAACTTGCAGCTTGTGTACATAACGCTGGTGCGCGTTGTTTCGCTGTTGAGCTTCTGCCATCAATTGCCAGCGAGACAAAGCCGGTTCTGTCAGAACTTGCTTTAATTCTTCGACAGTGTGGTTGGGGCCCAAAGCGGCTGCTTTCGCCGACAGCCAGCTTTGAACTATTTGTTCCGCTGATTCCTCAGTGATTTCTCCCGACACTGCGCCTGCCGCGCTCGGCTCTGGGGCCGCGGTCAAGGCAGGGATTTCTAGGGGCGGTTCTTCCAGGCGGACGAGGGCTTGCTCTCCTCGGAGAGAGGGACCCGATAGGGCTTGCATCGCGCTAGCCAACAGACTGAGTATTAACCACAGGAGTAACAGGCTCAGGACACCTGCGACTAGAAACAAAGCCAGCCTCTTTGGAGGCATGGACTTGACTTGGGCGGTAAGTTCTGCTGCCTTGGTGCGCGCCCGATCGGCCAAATCGCCCTTTAGCCCATTGCCGGTTGCTCCGCTGCGCCCTGAATGTTGGCGTCTGCGTTGTTTGGAAGTCGAGTCTGCAGGGTGTGGCACTGTAGCTATCGGGATAGAGACGGGGGCAACAGCGCTCGGCGCGGCCACCGTTGCCTGGGATTTAGCGCCCGAGGCTGCGGTGGAAGCCTCGCCCGATACGGGGGTCAAGGTGACGGTACTGGCTCCCTGCTTGGCTGTGGGTGGCTGTGCGGGTATGGCAGCGGGCGATCGGCCTGCTGTCGGTTGCAGTCGCCCTGGGAGCTTGCCGGAGCGGGGCTGCACGACGACCCATTCGTTGGCGGTTTCTGCGTCCTGCGGCAAAGCTTCTAGGTAAGCTTGTACTTTCGGGTCGGCAAAGTAGTCTTTCAAGGACACTGACTCGTTGGCCAAGTCGCGGAAGTGGGGAAACACTTCTTCTTGTAGCCAGTGTTCGGCGTACAAGCACAGTCCGGGCAACAAGTCGGGTGAATCTTGGGAATGTTCGCGAATGAAGGCCAGGGGTTCTTTTTCCGAACTGAGTTCGAGGGCTCTGCTGGCTTCTTCTGTCTGGCCCAGCAGCAGGGAACAGACGGCTTTTTCCAGGTGAACGTCTTGGCGACGACCGAGCTGCATCAGCATCAGCTTGGCGCGACGGATCATTGATGGCTGTCTGGCGGCAAATCCTTGGGCTAACAGGGTGTAGACCGAGAGGTAAGTGGCGACTGCAGAGGGGCGGCCGGCTTCGGCTTCAAAGAGCGCCTGCTGCTCGCTGCTGGTTAGGTGTTTACGCATTTGCTGCACGAACCGGAGGAAATCTTCTATTCCTAAACCCGATCGATCATCTCCCGAACCGTCGATACCGCCTCGTTCTTGAAGCATTTCTCGCAGGATTTGCAGTCCCCGGCGACGCTCGGCGACTTTTTCTTCAGGGAGTGATAATAGCTCTAAAATGTTGTACGGACGGAGTTTGTATATATCGGCTTGCATTTCACCCCTCACGCTTGCAAATAGGCTTTCGCGCAGCAGCAATTCTTGACCTGCTTCTAATGATTTTGCGGCATTTTCGTACTGACCTTGCTGCCACTGTTCGCGGCCGAGTTCTAGACAGGCAAGGCTGACGGTTAAAACTATATCTGGCCTCACGAGCTGAGGGTCGCCGAAACGACCTTCTGCGATCGCGATGCTGCCATTGTTAAGATACGGGCGACCCAGCTTCTGTACGAGTTCGTATTCCCCCAGTTCTTGCAGTATGAGCAGGGCTCCTACGAATTGGTTGTCATCGATTTCAATACTTGGAGTGTGGGGGTCGGGAGCTGCCTCTAAAGCCTTGGACTCTGGCGGAGCGGTTTCTCCTGTGTCTTGCAGGAAGGTGGCCGTGCCGGCTGAGGTTTTTGACCTCTGGTGCTTGGCTTCCTGTGCGGCTTCCGACTCTCGATCGTAAGTTTTGGCTAAAAAACTGGCATCGTAAGCTTTGCGCCCCTCTGAGTCTGACAGAACGGCGCAGGCTTCATCGAGCAGTTGTTTGCGGGCGACGATCGCAACTTCGGAATACTCCCTGCGCGGAAGTTGTAAAGTTCGATCGCGGTGAGCCTGCTGCAACTGTTCGGCAGTAGCTTGAATCGGTAGACCCAAAATCCGGTAGTAATCTAGTGGAATTAACATAAGTTAAAGAACTGTCCACTTCCCCAAAGCGCTAGCAACTGAATTAGCCTATCTTAAGTGACATACTCCCGCAAACCAAATCAAAAATTCTGGTGTTGGCTTCCAACCGCCCCATTGACGGTATGTTGGACTTGCCGTAGAGATACTCTGATTTTTTTCCCTCTACAGCGTTGTACAGTGAGGAAAATGCAAAGGCCCACTTCCCGTCAGCTAAATGAGTTGTTTGACTCTTGAGCATTTTCGGGGTTGAGAGTAATGGAATTATATCATTCGTTTGCATGGGGTTTAGATGGGAGTTGGCTCTCCGAGTCCCGGCAATCCGCCCCGCCTGCCAAACTCATTTTAACAATTGGTGAACTGTTGCACAGAAAACGTTTGATCGTTTTCTGGTGCGGTTGTGTCCCATCTGGGTTTAAATTTAGATGTCTAGGAAGCCGATCGTCGGGTATTAATTATTTATGGTTCAGGAACGGACTTTACCAGTTTTTGACGCGCAAAGCGTAAACATTTCTCGGGATGAGGGCTTGATGCTCTACGAGGATATGGTCTTGGGGCGCTATTTTGAGGACAAGTGTGCTGAGATGTACTACCGGGGCAAAATGTTTGGTTTTGTCCACTTGTACAACGGTCAGGAAGCTGTCTCTACTGGCGTGATTCGATCGATGCGCCGGGATGACACTGATTACGTCAGCAGCACCTACCGCGATCACGTTCACGCTTTGAGCGCGGGCGTGCCGGCGCGGGAGGTAATGGCGGAGTTGTTCGGGAAGGAAACTGGTTGCTCGAAGGGCCGCGGCGGTTCGATGCACATGTTTTCGGCCGAACACCGACTGTTGGGAGGTTATGCTTTTGTGGCTGAGGGGATTCCTGTAGCTACGGGGGCGGCTTTTCAATCGAAGTACCGCCGCGAAGCTTTGGGGGATGAGAGTTCCGATGGCGTGACTGCTTGTTTTTTTGGCGATGGTGCTGCAAATAACGGGCAGTTTTTTGAATGTTTGAATATGGCGGCTTTGTGGAAGTTGCCGATTATTTATGTTGTGGAAAACAACAAATGGGCGATCGGGATGGCCCACGAGCGAGCTACTTCTGATCCG includes:
- the pdhA gene encoding pyruvate dehydrogenase (acetyl-transferring) E1 component subunit alpha translates to MVQERTLPVFDAQSVNISRDEGLMLYEDMVLGRYFEDKCAEMYYRGKMFGFVHLYNGQEAVSTGVIRSMRRDDTDYVSSTYRDHVHALSAGVPAREVMAELFGKETGCSKGRGGSMHMFSAEHRLLGGYAFVAEGIPVATGAAFQSKYRREALGDESSDGVTACFFGDGAANNGQFFECLNMAALWKLPIIYVVENNKWAIGMAHERATSDPLIYKKAHAFGMAGFEVDGMDVLAVREVAKEAVARARAGEGPTLIEALTYRFRGHSLADPDELRSKEEKEYWFPRDPIKKLAADLIDRTLATAEELKEIDNKIQAVIDDAVDFAEKSAEPDPSELYRFIYAEDE
- a CDS encoding DUF4101 domain-containing protein, which translates into the protein MLIPLDYYRILGLPIQATAEQLQQAHRDRTLQLPRREYSEVAIVARKQLLDEACAVLSDSEGRKAYDASFLAKTYDRESEAAQEAKHQRSKTSAGTATFLQDTGETAPPESKALEAAPDPHTPSIEIDDNQFVGALLILQELGEYELVQKLGRPYLNNGSIAIAEGRFGDPQLVRPDIVLTVSLACLELGREQWQQGQYENAAKSLEAGQELLLRESLFASVRGEMQADIYKLRPYNILELLSLPEEKVAERRRGLQILREMLQERGGIDGSGDDRSGLGIEDFLRFVQQMRKHLTSSEQQALFEAEAGRPSAVATYLSVYTLLAQGFAARQPSMIRRAKLMLMQLGRRQDVHLEKAVCSLLLGQTEEASRALELSSEKEPLAFIREHSQDSPDLLPGLCLYAEHWLQEEVFPHFRDLANESVSLKDYFADPKVQAYLEALPQDAETANEWVVVQPRSGKLPGRLQPTAGRSPAAIPAQPPTAKQGASTVTLTPVSGEASTAASGAKSQATVAAPSAVAPVSIPIATVPHPADSTSKQRRRQHSGRSGATGNGLKGDLADRARTKAAELTAQVKSMPPKRLALFLVAGVLSLLLLWLILSLLASAMQALSGPSLRGEQALVRLEEPPLEIPALTAAPEPSAAGAVSGEITEESAEQIVQSWLSAKAAALGPNHTVEELKQVLTEPALSRWQLMAEAQQRNNAHQRYVHKLQVNGVKTNPTNPDRAQVEAQVGEKAEVFDRSQLVSSRNENLRVRYDLIRQEGQWRIMDWQVIK